In Candidatus Binatia bacterium, the DNA window GCCCCGTTCCCGGGCTCCATACCCACAAGCTCCCCGTAGGCCGCCCCTGTCTCGAGCAGCAAGCCCCCCGCTGTCGATTCCGAATCATGGCAGCCCCCAACAGCACAGCCCTTATCGAGGATCTGCCGTTGAATCCGATCAAAAGTTCCGTCGAAGAAAATCTTTTCATCGCATCCCCCTCGAGCCGGGCGGCAACTCAGGCGAAGCTGGTCTCGATCCAGCACGGACTCCCCGCCAACGTATATCGAACGCGAACGAAGACGAACCGTCTTTCGACCGGTTCGACAGCTCCCCCCTCGCCGTGGCCCATCCACAGGCACCAAAACCGTCGACAAAGGCATGCAACGCTCGTCCAATTCCTCGGGGAATTCAAAAAAAGCATCCGCCAGCGACTGCAGAGCCTGAAAATCCGGATCGAATTCCCGACTGCCATCGTCCTCGGCATCTTCCACCGTAATCTGACGCAAACCTTGCCGATCGCAGCGGTCCCCTCCGCTATAATTGGAGCAAATGCCGACAGAAAAGGCGCATTGGCCGTTCACGACGCCGTCGGAATCACAAGTAGGATCCCCGTCGGTGCAAACCAGACGCTTTCCCACGATCGCGTCCGCTGCAGGCACCTGAAACACCGCGAGGCAATCCGTGCTCCGAGGCCCCCCTCCCTGGAAAATATCACCAGGAAACGAGGGACTTCCAGTTGCTGACACAATCAAAAGACCGCCGAATATCGCCCCCAAGGATTTCCACATCAAATTCTCCTTCACGAGCTTTGACGCAGCTTCCCCCCGGGAATTCGCATGTAGGGATTCAGTCTTTAAAGCGTCAGAAGTCCGCCCACAATCGTTCCGGCGAGCGCGAGGAGCACCAGAAGATCTGAGAAGCGGAGCTGACCATTTCGGTTGGGGTTCTGCATGAGTTTTTGCGCGGCCTAAAACCGCTCCAAAGACATTCGCAGACACACCCTCTCAGGCGCAATAGGGAAATATACAGCGATCCAAAACTTATTTGGACCCAATCGGCTCTTTTTCTTCGGGCAAGGGGGTCGCCTGCACCACAACCCCTCGGCTCACGGACACTTTTCCAGCGGCCATTCCGCGCTCTTTTCGCACATCCGCTCTTTTCGCGAGATGGACGGCAACCTTGCCGCCGCTCCGCGCGCGTGAATGGCGAGCGGCCACCGCGGCTGCAAAGCGGGCAGTGTCCCGGGGCAAACGATCCACCCCGTCCGGATTCCGGACAATGACGTGAGAGCCGGAATCCCCTGAAATATGAAGCCAGAAGTCGCGTGGGGAAGACAATTTGAATGTGAGCAGATCGTTATCGGCCGCCGTCTTCCCGGCCAGGACCACAAAACCGTCCGGGGACACGTAACGCCGAGCGATGCGGACCCCGCGAAAGATACCTTCATCCGGATCATTCGCACCTTCGGGGGGCCCCGCCTTACGCCCCATTCGGCACCTCCCGGAAAGCCACCCCTCCCGTCCTCCGTTCAGATCTGCAGGGCATAGTTGGCAGCTCCCAGAAGAGCCGTCTTCGGATTCAGGGAGATCGAAACACGGAGCGATTTCATGAAATCGCCAAATCGACCCTTGGCGTGAAATCCCCGTAAAAAGGGGCCTCGTTGCAGTAAGGCAATGTTCTTCGGTGCGATCCCTCCACCGATATAGACGCCGCCATGAGTCAGCCCCCGCAAGGCCACGTTCCCTGCCTCGGCGCCGTAGAGTTCGAAAAAAAGATCCATGGTGGCCAGGGGCAACGCAGCCCCCTCATCTTGAGCCATCTGCGAAATAGCTGCAGCCGGATCTCCGGCTCCCAACCTGGCCGCCATCTCTTTCGGCTCGTTGTAGCCCCCCCGGTCTCGCAGAAATTCATAGATGGCGTGGATTCCCTGGCCCGAAAGGATTCGCTCCGAGCTGACCCGACCGCCCAGCTTTTCGCGCAGATACACGAGCAGTTCGACTTCCTGATCGGTGCGCGGCGCAAAATCGGCATGACCGCCCTCACTCGCCATCGGATGATGATGGCGGCCGTCCCAATACAAATAAGCCTCCCCCAATCCGGTGCCAGCCGCCACTACGGCCACGTTGCCGCGCCGACCCGGACGGGTCGGCGCCTGCAACTGCAGCAACTCGTTGGACGGCAGGTGCAGCATCCCGAACGAAGTTGC includes these proteins:
- the glk gene encoding glucokinase, with protein sequence MTETDHILAGDIGGTKTLLALYSVDGEQLHCVREQTFGSGDYATFDDLLNRFLDAKTPPLRSACLDVAGPVVDGECRTTNLPWLLQETALQARLSGTPVRLLNDLEATSFGMLHLPSNELLQLQAPTRPGRRGNVAVVAAGTGLGEAYLYWDGRHHHPMASEGGHADFAPRTDQEVELLVYLREKLGGRVSSERILSGQGIHAIYEFLRDRGGYNEPKEMAARLGAGDPAAAISQMAQDEGAALPLATMDLFFELYGAEAGNVALRGLTHGGVYIGGGIAPKNIALLQRGPFLRGFHAKGRFGDFMKSLRVSISLNPKTALLGAANYALQI
- a CDS encoding NFACT RNA binding domain-containing protein yields the protein MGRKAGPPEGANDPDEGIFRGVRIARRYVSPDGFVVLAGKTAADNDLLTFKLSSPRDFWLHISGDSGSHVIVRNPDGVDRLPRDTARFAAAVAARHSRARSGGKVAVHLAKRADVRKERGMAAGKVSVSRGVVVQATPLPEEKEPIGSK